In Sulfurimonas hongkongensis, a single genomic region encodes these proteins:
- the serA gene encoding phosphoglycerate dehydrogenase: MPSLKKYTIVVCDHIHEAGLEMLKNDENINFIMAADEDKVKLLDIISDADVAITRSSTDVDATFIAAAKNMKAIVRAGVGVDNVDIEGCSKEGIIVMNVPTANTIAAVELTMTHMLSCMRMFPYSHDHLKNQRIWKREKWYGYEMKGKKLGVIGFGNIGSRVAKRAQSFEMDIIAYDPYIRPSKVTDLDMTYTKNFEDILACDIITIHTPKNKETLNMIDEPEIAKMKDGVVLVNCARGGLYNEEALYNNLKSKKIRFAGIDVFNKEPAIDHPLLELDNIIVSPHLGANTYESQYNIGTQAAQNAIEAAKGISFAHAMNLPIDESKIPPFVKPFLEMGQKIGFLASQINQSQIVAIKVSGQGEIAKYVESLSTFVAVGAMSESSSDTINYVNAEFVAKEKGIKIESEELSDSSVFKSLITVKLTTSEGTTTISATIFDDGVKRIVAIDGFDIEVALKGNMILFKNSDVPGVIGSIGSTLAKNNVNIADFSLARNKDAEALAVILVDDVVDEKTLQELSELDACLSVNYARI; the protein is encoded by the coding sequence ATGCCTAGTCTTAAAAAATATACAATAGTAGTCTGTGACCATATTCATGAAGCTGGTCTAGAGATGCTTAAAAATGATGAGAATATTAACTTTATAATGGCGGCTGATGAGGATAAGGTAAAACTTCTTGATATTATATCTGATGCAGATGTAGCAATAACGAGAAGTTCTACAGATGTTGATGCCACTTTTATTGCAGCTGCAAAAAATATGAAAGCAATAGTGCGTGCTGGTGTTGGTGTTGATAATGTTGATATCGAGGGATGTTCAAAAGAGGGCATAATCGTTATGAATGTACCAACTGCAAATACTATAGCTGCAGTTGAGCTTACAATGACTCATATGCTCTCATGTATGAGGATGTTCCCATACTCACATGATCACCTTAAAAACCAAAGAATCTGGAAAAGAGAAAAATGGTACGGTTATGAGATGAAGGGTAAAAAACTAGGTGTTATTGGTTTTGGTAACATCGGTTCACGTGTAGCAAAGAGAGCTCAATCTTTTGAGATGGATATTATTGCTTATGACCCATATATTCGTCCATCAAAAGTGACTGATCTTGATATGACTTATACTAAAAATTTTGAAGATATTTTAGCTTGTGATATTATTACGATTCATACGCCTAAAAACAAAGAGACTCTAAACATGATAGATGAGCCAGAGATTGCGAAAATGAAAGATGGAGTAGTCTTAGTAAACTGTGCAAGAGGTGGGCTTTATAACGAAGAAGCATTATATAATAACCTAAAATCTAAAAAGATTCGTTTTGCAGGTATAGATGTTTTTAACAAAGAACCAGCAATAGATCATCCACTCCTAGAACTTGATAACATTATAGTCTCTCCACACTTAGGTGCAAACACTTATGAGTCTCAGTATAACATTGGAACTCAAGCGGCACAAAATGCAATAGAAGCAGCTAAAGGCATCTCATTTGCTCATGCTATGAACTTACCAATAGATGAGAGTAAGATCCCGCCTTTTGTAAAACCATTTCTTGAGATGGGACAAAAAATTGGTTTCTTGGCATCTCAAATAAACCAGTCTCAAATCGTAGCTATAAAAGTTAGCGGTCAAGGTGAGATAGCTAAGTATGTTGAGTCTCTCTCTACTTTTGTTGCAGTTGGCGCTATGAGTGAGAGTTCAAGTGATACTATAAACTATGTAAACGCTGAGTTTGTTGCAAAAGAAAAAGGTATCAAGATAGAATCAGAAGAGCTTAGCGACTCATCAGTCTTTAAGAGCCTTATAACAGTAAAACTTACTACATCCGAGGGAACTACAACTATAAGTGCTACTATCTTTGATGATGGCGTTAAGCGTATAGTTGCAATAGATGGTTTTGATATTGAAGTGGCACTAAAGGGCAATATGATTTTGTTTAAAAATAGTGATGTTCCTGGTGTTATTGGAAGTATAGGTTCTACTTTAGCTAAAAACAATGTTAATATTGCAGACTTCTCGCTTGCAAGAAATAAAGATGCAGAAGCGTTAGCAGTTATCTTAGTTGATGATGTAGTTGATGAAAAAACTCTGCAAGAACTATCAGAGCTTGATGCTTGTTTG
- the aroA gene encoding 3-phosphoshikimate 1-carboxyvinyltransferase — MSEVIVSNASSFFLKTDDIASDKSISHRCAMFAMLANGTSEIKNFLRAEDTLNSLEIIKNLGAKVKDDGNSIKITSDGIKESFEILDCGNSGTGIRLFCGLLSSAKGHFILTGDKYLRLRPMKRVTEPLREIGAIIDGRDESNLAPLSIRGASLKAFDYESKIASAQVKSCMILAALSADGVCSYTEPELSRDHTERMLKGMGADIKVDGLKTTITPMKKLLSPLSIRVPVDPSSAFFFAVAAAITPNASIVLEGVTLNPTRIEAFKALERMGADISYELTENKYEPIGDIHVKYAPLKGIVVEDNISWLIDELPALSIAFACAEGESVVKNAEELRVKECDRISTVVEGLRSTGIEVHEYKDGYKVLGGEMKSARVDSHGDHRIAMSFIIAGLRCGMNVTNIECINTSFPNFFELLQKITKVEFK, encoded by the coding sequence ATGAGTGAAGTCATAGTTAGCAATGCGAGTAGTTTTTTTCTAAAAACAGATGATATCGCATCTGATAAATCAATATCACATCGCTGTGCTATGTTTGCAATGTTGGCTAATGGAACTAGCGAGATAAAAAACTTTTTAAGAGCTGAGGATACTCTAAACTCTTTAGAGATTATCAAAAATCTTGGAGCTAAAGTTAAAGATGATGGAAATAGTATAAAAATCACCTCTGATGGCATTAAAGAGTCTTTTGAGATTTTAGATTGTGGAAACTCTGGAACTGGTATCAGACTTTTTTGTGGACTCTTAAGTTCTGCAAAGGGTCATTTTATCTTGACTGGCGATAAATATCTTAGGCTAAGACCGATGAAGAGAGTAACAGAGCCTCTTCGTGAAATTGGTGCTATTATAGATGGAAGAGATGAGTCAAACTTAGCACCGCTTAGTATTCGTGGAGCTAGCCTTAAAGCCTTTGATTATGAGAGTAAAATTGCATCTGCACAAGTTAAATCTTGTATGATTTTAGCGGCACTTAGTGCTGATGGAGTCTGTTCATACACTGAACCAGAGCTCTCTCGTGACCATACTGAGAGAATGCTCAAAGGGATGGGAGCAGATATAAAGGTTGATGGACTAAAAACTACAATAACTCCTATGAAAAAGCTTTTATCTCCTCTTAGTATTAGAGTTCCAGTTGATCCATCAAGTGCCTTTTTCTTTGCAGTTGCCGCGGCTATCACACCTAATGCAAGTATAGTTTTAGAGGGTGTTACACTAAATCCTACTCGCATTGAAGCTTTTAAGGCACTTGAGAGAATGGGAGCGGATATTAGCTATGAGCTAACTGAGAACAAGTATGAACCAATAGGCGATATACATGTAAAATATGCTCCGCTTAAGGGCATCGTAGTAGAAGATAATATCTCATGGCTTATAGATGAACTCCCAGCTCTCTCTATCGCTTTTGCATGTGCAGAGGGTGAGAGTGTAGTTAAAAATGCCGAAGAGTTACGTGTAAAAGAGTGCGACAGAATCTCTACAGTAGTTGAGGGTCTACGCTCAACTGGCATAGAAGTTCATGAGTATAAAGATGGTTATAAAGTTCTAGGTGGCGAGATGAAGAGTGCAAGAGTTGATAGCCATGGAGACCATAGAATTGCTATGAGCTTTATCATCGCAGGGCTTAGATGTGGGATGAATGTTACTAATATAGAGTGCATCAACACATCTTTTCCAAACTTTTTTGAACTACTACAAAAGATAACAAAAGTAGAATTTAAATAA
- a CDS encoding histidine triad nucleotide-binding protein, giving the protein MCIFCKIVKKELPSNVVLENDKFLAFHDINPKAPVHILAIPKAHVDSFDEVSSQTMAGMTDFIQEVVKEVKIQKSGYRVVTNIGENGAQEVPHLHFHILGGAKLKWDHFSDADPKGHF; this is encoded by the coding sequence ATGTGTATATTTTGTAAAATAGTAAAAAAAGAGTTGCCTTCAAATGTAGTACTAGAAAATGATAAATTTCTCGCTTTTCATGATATAAACCCAAAAGCCCCTGTACATATTTTGGCCATTCCAAAGGCTCATGTAGATAGTTTTGATGAAGTTAGTAGCCAGACTATGGCTGGTATGACGGACTTTATTCAAGAAGTAGTAAAAGAGGTAAAAATCCAAAAAAGTGGCTATAGAGTTGTAACAAACATTGGTGAAAATGGTGCTCAAGAAGTCCCACACTTACATTTTCATATCTTAGGCGGAGCAAAACTTAAATGGGATCACTTTAGCGATGCAGATCCAAAAGGTCACTTCTAA
- a CDS encoding 30S ribosomal protein S1, producing the protein MAFDNESFEEEENFAEMFAASEKQQETSRIVEGEIVEVQEDENRALVGVGDKLEGIINLDEIRSKDGSLMFNTGDKIKVMVMGYYNERPKISYKKVLELQKTIDFIDAHKEDFEDLVIEGVITKKNRGGYVVEADDVSFFMPRSLAAFKESDDVVGRKIKAQVIKVDAEENSIVVSRRKLFNEERKKKKEIIDKLMQDDIIVEGNIKKITSYGMFVDVGGVDGLVHYNEISYKGPVNPSKLYNEGDTVTVKAISYDKDKRHLSLSIKAVQPDPWAEVESELDEGDTITVTVSNIEAYGVFVDLGNDIEGFLHISEITWNKNVKNPNDYLSVGQEIDVEVIEINPKTHKLRVSLKRLLPKPFDEFVKNFREGDVVTGEVTSLTDFGAFVRVGSVEGLLHNQDISWDKNTKCRDVLKVGEEVEVKIAKINEEDQKISLNRKTLLESPIDKFATNHKVNTAIKGTIRDIKDFGVFVSLEDGVDALIRDEDLAPLVKEELEVGQEIEAAIAVIDTKRDRIRLSVKKLDYIKNQELLDEINDTASNSLGDLIKDKFK; encoded by the coding sequence ATGGCGTTCGATAACGAATCATTCGAAGAAGAAGAAAATTTTGCAGAGATGTTTGCTGCAAGTGAGAAACAACAAGAAACTAGTCGCATCGTAGAGGGTGAGATAGTTGAGGTTCAAGAAGATGAGAACAGAGCATTAGTAGGTGTTGGCGATAAATTAGAGGGTATTATAAACCTTGATGAGATTCGCTCAAAAGATGGCAGTTTGATGTTTAATACTGGCGATAAGATAAAAGTAATGGTTATGGGATACTACAATGAGCGTCCTAAAATCTCTTACAAAAAAGTATTAGAGCTACAAAAAACCATTGACTTTATTGATGCACACAAAGAAGACTTTGAAGATTTAGTTATTGAGGGTGTCATTACTAAGAAAAATCGTGGTGGATATGTAGTAGAAGCTGATGATGTTTCTTTCTTTATGCCCCGCTCACTCGCTGCTTTTAAAGAGAGTGATGATGTAGTTGGTCGTAAAATAAAAGCTCAAGTAATAAAAGTAGATGCAGAAGAAAATTCTATAGTAGTATCTCGTCGTAAATTGTTTAACGAAGAGAGAAAAAAGAAAAAAGAGATCATTGACAAACTAATGCAAGACGATATTATCGTTGAGGGAAATATCAAAAAAATCACTAGCTATGGAATGTTTGTAGATGTTGGTGGTGTTGATGGGCTAGTTCACTACAATGAAATCAGCTATAAAGGTCCAGTTAATCCTTCAAAACTTTACAATGAGGGTGATACAGTAACTGTAAAAGCTATCTCTTATGATAAAGACAAAAGACATCTTTCTCTATCTATCAAAGCTGTTCAACCGGATCCATGGGCAGAAGTTGAGAGTGAGCTAGATGAAGGTGATACTATCACTGTAACTGTTTCAAATATTGAAGCTTATGGTGTTTTTGTGGATTTAGGAAATGATATAGAAGGTTTTCTACATATCTCGGAAATCACTTGGAACAAAAATGTTAAAAACCCAAATGATTATTTAAGTGTTGGACAAGAGATAGATGTTGAAGTTATTGAGATTAATCCTAAGACTCATAAACTTAGAGTTTCACTTAAGAGACTTCTTCCAAAACCATTTGACGAATTTGTCAAAAACTTTAGAGAGGGCGACGTTGTAACTGGAGAGGTTACATCTCTAACTGATTTTGGTGCGTTTGTTCGTGTTGGTTCAGTAGAAGGGCTTTTGCATAACCAAGATATCTCATGGGATAAAAACACTAAGTGTAGGGATGTCTTAAAAGTTGGTGAAGAAGTTGAAGTAAAGATTGCTAAAATCAATGAAGAAGATCAAAAAATATCACTAAACCGTAAAACTTTACTAGAGAGTCCTATTGATAAATTTGCAACTAACCACAAAGTAAACACTGCTATCAAAGGAACTATCCGTGATATCAAAGATTTTGGTGTTTTTGTGTCACTTGAAGATGGTGTTGATGCACTTATTCGTGATGAAGATTTGGCTCCACTAGTAAAAGAAGAGTTAGAGGTAGGTCAAGAGATTGAGGCTGCAATCGCAGTAATAGATACAAAAAGAGACCGTATCCGTCTATCTGTTAAAAAACTAGACTACATTAAAAATCAAGAACTTTTAGATGAGATTAATGATACGGCGTCAAACTCTCTAGGAGATCTTATAAAAGACAAATTCAAATAA
- a CDS encoding 4-hydroxy-3-methylbut-2-enyl diphosphate reductase, with protein sequence MKIELAENYGFCFGVKRAIKIAEENKNSATYGPLIHNSKEIARLDRDFKVGLTDDHKSFKTGDKAVIRTHGIPKNELEELRENRVDVVDATCPYVTKPQQICQEMSEAGYDIVIFGDEAHPEIKGVKSYATYGAKVVTCPKDLEDVKLKERVALVAQTTRRVEDYMEVANYLIPRHKEVRVFNTICNATFENQEAVRKISKKADIMIIIGGKNSSNTKQLFSISEDFCPSSYHIEDENDLDYEWFIDKEFCGISAGASTPDWIIQNVVNSIQNNINK encoded by the coding sequence ATGAAAATTGAACTAGCTGAAAATTATGGATTTTGTTTTGGAGTCAAGCGTGCTATTAAGATAGCAGAAGAGAATAAAAACTCTGCTACTTATGGACCTCTCATACATAACTCAAAAGAGATTGCAAGACTTGATAGAGATTTTAAGGTTGGGCTCACAGATGACCATAAAAGTTTTAAAACAGGCGATAAGGCAGTTATTCGTACTCACGGTATCCCAAAAAATGAGCTTGAAGAGTTAAGAGAGAACAGGGTTGATGTTGTAGATGCAACTTGCCCTTATGTGACAAAACCACAACAGATTTGCCAAGAGATGAGCGAAGCTGGCTATGACATTGTTATCTTTGGAGATGAAGCTCATCCTGAGATAAAGGGAGTTAAAAGTTATGCTACTTATGGAGCTAAAGTTGTAACATGCCCCAAAGATTTAGAAGACGTAAAGCTAAAAGAGAGAGTTGCTCTTGTGGCCCAAACTACTAGAAGAGTTGAAGACTATATGGAAGTTGCAAACTATCTTATTCCTAGACATAAAGAAGTTAGAGTTTTTAACACCATCTGTAATGCTACTTTTGAAAACCAAGAGGCTGTTAGAAAAATCTCTAAAAAAGCTGATATTATGATTATCATTGGTGGAAAAAACTCGTCAAACACTAAGCAACTCTTTAGTATCTCAGAAGATTTTTGTCCATCTAGTTATCATATAGAAGATGAAAATGATTTGGATTATGAGTGGTTTATAGATAAAGAGTTTTGTGGCATTAGTGCTGGTGCGTCTACACCTGATTGGATTATCCAAAATGTAGTAAACTCCATACAAAACAATATTAACAAATAG
- the pheT gene encoding phenylalanine--tRNA ligase subunit beta, whose translation MIVTRSWLNEWIDLSSVTTEDLAKKLNSIGLEVDRIHSYNVAKKIIVGRVLECEKHPDADKLNICKVDIGTSVRQIVCGASNVRAGLDVAVATIGACMPSGVVIKPVKLRGVESEGMICSATEIGLEDAQEGILELDSSIGEYELGQEVCTIDTLNDELIEIELTANRGDCLSIRGVARDLSAAYDRPLIETMINEDEDKRVGIGRILSLSHETQLDVNLRYRAVDVKELTLPLIIKLRLAQLEESRGTDIESLMLYVTHSSGVILRAYDYGFFSTEGESIAKIELKKDENSYASIYSNARDEKASTIGIIQEDASKAKDDESTILIEASYIPPDIISKKMQESKIDSGPMYYRTSRGSEPELNQGLDFCLNIIESYSSSLVYGGTIELGDSYEDKIITVTKKEIDEIIGAQIDRVRITKILRNLGFDTNKSSQDNFVITVPRFRHDITHKQDIVEEIVRLVGIDNIPSKPLVFAESSKLQDDYFAYKKRTIYRHRAAQSGFFENVAFVFDEKKVLKEYGFETIHEELELINPIVNTLDTLRPTLMTGLLKAASHNVKNGKNSIKLFEVGSVFSPTRDESIKMAFMFSGDKEKDSLLNAGKPHSVNFAHFSQKISDIIGEFELKEHESKHKLSHTYQCASVIQNGEIIGELFRVHPSVEESYDLYATYLCELDFTKLSYGLKTAKASSKYQASIRDLSIIMPKSMKYEEVKSVIEKNATKELVRFYPVDRYSDKALGKNMSLSIRFVLQSYEKTLEEEDITSTMDTILKALSEELKVGLR comes from the coding sequence ATGATAGTTACAAGAAGTTGGTTAAATGAGTGGATAGATCTTAGCTCTGTCACAACTGAGGATTTGGCTAAAAAGCTTAACTCTATTGGGCTAGAAGTTGACCGTATTCATAGCTACAATGTTGCTAAAAAAATAATAGTAGGTAGAGTTTTGGAGTGCGAAAAGCATCCTGATGCTGATAAGCTAAATATTTGTAAGGTTGATATTGGCACAAGTGTTCGCCAAATTGTTTGTGGTGCCTCAAATGTGAGAGCTGGACTTGATGTGGCAGTTGCAACTATTGGTGCATGTATGCCAAGTGGAGTTGTGATAAAGCCTGTCAAACTTCGAGGTGTTGAATCTGAAGGAATGATTTGTAGTGCTACTGAGATAGGGCTAGAAGATGCACAAGAAGGCATCTTAGAGTTAGATAGTAGTATCGGCGAGTATGAATTAGGTCAAGAAGTTTGCACAATTGATACACTAAATGATGAGCTTATAGAGATAGAACTAACTGCAAATCGTGGAGATTGTCTTAGCATTAGAGGTGTTGCAAGAGATTTAAGCGCAGCTTATGACAGACCTCTTATAGAGACTATGATAAATGAAGATGAAGACAAAAGAGTAGGAATAGGGCGAATTTTAAGCCTCTCACATGAAACTCAGCTTGATGTAAACCTTCGCTACAGAGCAGTTGATGTAAAAGAGTTAACTCTTCCTCTTATTATTAAGTTAAGATTAGCACAGTTAGAAGAATCAAGAGGCACAGATATAGAGTCGCTTATGCTCTATGTAACACATAGTAGTGGTGTTATTTTAAGAGCTTATGATTATGGGTTTTTCTCTACCGAGGGCGAGTCCATAGCAAAAATCGAGCTTAAAAAAGATGAAAATTCTTATGCAAGTATCTACTCTAATGCAAGAGATGAGAAAGCATCAACTATTGGAATTATCCAAGAAGATGCGTCTAAAGCAAAAGATGATGAGAGTACTATTTTAATAGAAGCTAGTTATATTCCACCAGATATTATCTCTAAAAAAATGCAAGAGTCAAAGATAGACTCTGGACCTATGTACTATAGAACATCAAGAGGAAGTGAACCTGAGCTTAATCAAGGACTTGATTTTTGTTTAAATATCATAGAATCATACTCATCTTCACTTGTTTATGGTGGAACTATAGAGCTTGGTGACTCTTATGAAGATAAGATTATAACAGTTACAAAAAAAGAGATAGATGAGATTATTGGTGCCCAGATTGATAGAGTTAGGATCACTAAAATTTTAAGAAACTTAGGCTTTGATACAAACAAATCATCTCAGGACAACTTTGTTATAACTGTACCTAGATTTCGTCATGACATCACACATAAGCAAGATATAGTTGAAGAGATAGTGCGTCTTGTCGGAATTGACAACATTCCATCTAAGCCTTTGGTTTTTGCTGAATCTTCTAAACTTCAAGATGATTATTTTGCATACAAAAAAAGAACTATCTATAGACATAGAGCTGCACAGAGTGGTTTTTTTGAAAATGTAGCCTTTGTTTTTGATGAAAAAAAGGTTTTAAAGGAGTATGGATTTGAGACAATTCATGAAGAGTTAGAGTTAATAAATCCAATAGTAAACACACTTGACACTTTACGACCTACACTTATGACTGGTCTGCTTAAAGCTGCCTCACACAATGTTAAAAATGGGAAAAACTCCATAAAACTATTTGAAGTTGGCTCAGTCTTTAGTCCAACTAGAGATGAATCTATAAAGATGGCTTTTATGTTTAGTGGGGATAAAGAAAAAGATAGTCTTTTAAACGCTGGAAAACCTCACAGTGTTAATTTTGCACACTTTAGTCAAAAAATCTCAGATATTATAGGAGAGTTTGAACTAAAGGAGCATGAGAGTAAACATAAACTTTCACATACCTATCAGTGTGCTTCAGTTATACAAAACGGCGAAATAATTGGAGAGCTTTTTCGTGTGCATCCTAGTGTTGAAGAGAGTTATGACCTTTATGCTACTTACCTTTGTGAGCTAGACTTTACAAAACTCTCATATGGACTCAAGACTGCAAAAGCATCATCAAAATACCAAGCATCGATAAGAGATCTTAGTATTATAATGCCAAAATCTATGAAGTATGAAGAAGTTAAGAGCGTGATTGAAAAAAATGCAACAAAAGAGCTTGTTAGATTTTATCCAGTGGATAGGTATAGTGATAAAGCTTTAGGGAAAAATATGAGTCTCTCTATCCGTTTTGTGCTTCAATCATATGAAAAAACATTAGAAGAAGAAGACATTACATCAACAATGGATACTATTTTAAAAGCTCTGAGTGAAGAGCTAAAAGTAGGGCTTAGATGA
- a CDS encoding OsmC family protein, producing the protein MKVSIKHKDGMKFEAKTSKSSFIIDCPVISPIEYFLAGIISCSASDIVLIPKNQDKTVTNLVVDGEVVRSESHPCKFNTLHLSYSFDSDGDDLLAKRWVMASLETYCSTINTIRDSTAISYTITHNSELICQNEQMISGGGSKIDMGEIESCPS; encoded by the coding sequence ATGAAAGTAAGTATAAAGCACAAAGATGGCATGAAGTTTGAGGCAAAAACTTCAAAGAGTAGTTTTATAATAGACTGTCCAGTTATCTCGCCTATAGAGTATTTTTTAGCTGGAATAATCTCATGTAGTGCATCAGATATAGTCTTAATTCCTAAAAATCAGGATAAAACAGTAACAAATTTAGTTGTTGATGGGGAGGTTGTAAGAAGTGAATCTCATCCATGTAAATTTAACACCCTGCATCTGTCTTATAGCTTTGACTCTGATGGAGATGATTTGTTGGCTAAAAGATGGGTTATGGCATCTTTAGAGACATACTGTTCAACTATAAATACTATCCGAGACTCTACTGCAATATCCTACACTATCACTCACAATTCAGAGCTAATCTGTCAAAATGAGCAGATGATTTCAGGCGGAGGCTCAAAGATAGATATGGGCGAAATAGAGTCTTGTCCATCTTGA
- the pheS gene encoding phenylalanine--tRNA ligase subunit alpha, which produces MKEWYDKINKVKSVEALEEIRISVFGKKGVLAAEFAKMKDAKGQEKSKIAKDLNMHKNSLMSELSAKKVTLQTAELKKAMQAEAIDVSMFSMQSEVGALHPVMETMDRIVEYFCAMNFAVKTGDMIEDDFNNFEALNLPKYHPARDMQDTFYFKDEMLLRTHTSPVQIRTMMAQKPPIRMIAPGAVFRRDYDLTHTPMFHQVEGLLVDDESKVSFANLKYILEDFLKYMFGDIKVRFRPSFFPFTEPSAEVDISCVFCKGEGCRVCSQTGWLEVLGCGIVDPNVFKAVKYKNVSGYAFGLGVERFAMLIHQIGDLRSLFEGDIKLLEQFQ; this is translated from the coding sequence TTGAAAGAGTGGTATGACAAAATTAACAAAGTCAAGAGTGTTGAAGCTCTTGAAGAGATTCGCATCAGTGTATTTGGAAAAAAGGGTGTCTTAGCAGCAGAGTTTGCCAAGATGAAAGATGCAAAAGGCCAAGAAAAATCTAAAATAGCAAAAGATTTAAATATGCATAAAAACTCTTTAATGAGTGAACTTAGTGCAAAAAAGGTAACCTTACAAACAGCAGAACTAAAAAAAGCTATGCAAGCAGAGGCGATTGACGTCTCAATGTTTAGCATGCAAAGTGAAGTAGGGGCTTTGCATCCTGTAATGGAGACAATGGATAGGATAGTAGAGTACTTTTGTGCTATGAATTTTGCAGTTAAAACTGGGGATATGATAGAAGATGATTTTAATAACTTTGAAGCTTTGAATCTGCCAAAGTATCATCCAGCTCGTGATATGCAAGATACATTTTATTTTAAAGATGAGATGTTACTTCGCACACATACATCACCTGTTCAGATTAGAACCATGATGGCTCAAAAACCTCCCATCAGGATGATAGCTCCTGGTGCTGTTTTTCGTCGTGACTATGATCTTACTCATACTCCAATGTTTCATCAAGTTGAGGGTCTTTTAGTTGATGATGAGAGCAAAGTCTCTTTTGCCAATTTAAAGTATATTTTAGAAGACTTTTTGAAGTATATGTTTGGTGATATTAAGGTCCGCTTTCGTCCATCATTTTTCCCTTTTACAGAGCCATCAGCAGAAGTTGATATCTCTTGCGTTTTTTGTAAAGGTGAGGGCTGTAGAGTCTGTTCTCAAACAGGTTGGTTAGAAGTTTTAGGATGTGGAATAGTTGATCCAAATGTTTTTAAAGCGGTTAAGTATAAAAATGTAAGTGGTTATGCTTTTGGTTTGGGTGTTGAGAGATTTGCTATGCTTATCCATCAGATTGGAGATCTTCGTTCACTCTTTGAAGGAGATATAAAGTTGCTGGAGCAGTTTCAATGA
- a CDS encoding murein transglycosylase domain-containing protein, with translation MYKNALLLVCLSSMLLAQNMQDFKKEQMQNFNSKTTEFDTYKKTQESEFEIYTKEQKRVYNEYKKGLEVFWDEPKLSTPKNWVSYEKDKQTRTDVDFENETITIEAIAKSQEEAKQKLQLALAKTITIDTKTLQDSDPLELKLKKIKKPSAVVDAQVKAEPILSTVIFEKTPSQKDVKEYVQKYVVYDDIKAKKSSKIEDAKVYTLNVTLPKDTMIKRSKVYYADVKEHAQKQKIPISLVFAVMQTESSFNPRARSHIPAYGLMQIVPKTAGIDTYNFLYNEKKLVSGTYLYNSTNNITMGSAYLHILYYRYLKDIKDPTSRLYCTIAAYNTGAGNVAWAFTKTYNMKKAAPLINEKKPKEVYNKLLKDLRFDEPKHYLKRVSSRMGSYHKLYGI, from the coding sequence ATGTATAAAAATGCATTGCTTTTAGTCTGCCTATCATCTATGCTTTTAGCGCAAAATATGCAAGACTTTAAAAAAGAGCAAATGCAAAACTTCAACTCTAAAACTACCGAGTTTGACACATATAAAAAGACTCAAGAGAGTGAGTTTGAGATTTATACAAAAGAACAAAAAAGAGTCTACAATGAGTATAAAAAAGGACTTGAAGTTTTTTGGGATGAACCTAAACTCTCAACTCCAAAAAATTGGGTATCTTATGAAAAAGATAAACAAACAAGAACAGATGTTGACTTTGAAAATGAGACAATTACCATAGAAGCTATTGCTAAAAGCCAAGAAGAAGCAAAGCAAAAACTCCAACTAGCCCTTGCAAAGACCATAACCATAGATACTAAAACTTTGCAAGATAGCGATCCATTAGAACTAAAGCTTAAAAAGATAAAAAAACCATCAGCAGTTGTAGACGCACAAGTAAAAGCTGAGCCTATACTCTCAACTGTGATTTTTGAAAAGACTCCTTCTCAAAAAGATGTTAAAGAGTATGTACAAAAGTATGTAGTTTATGATGATATAAAAGCAAAAAAATCATCTAAGATAGAAGATGCAAAAGTTTACACTTTAAATGTAACACTTCCAAAAGATACTATGATTAAACGCTCAAAAGTCTACTATGCTGATGTAAAAGAACATGCACAAAAACAAAAAATTCCAATCTCCCTTGTCTTTGCAGTTATGCAAACTGAGAGCAGCTTTAACCCAAGAGCGAGATCACATATTCCTGCATATGGGCTGATGCAGATAGTTCCAAAAACTGCCGGAATTGATACATATAACTTTTTATATAATGAAAAAAAACTTGTAAGCGGAACTTATCTCTACAATAGCACTAACAATATCACGATGGGAAGTGCTTATCTTCATATCCTCTACTACAGGTATCTAAAAGATATAAAAGACCCTACAAGTAGACTTTACTGCACGATTGCAGCGTATAATACTGGTGCTGGAAATGTTGCATGGGCTTTTACAAAAACATATAATATGAAAAAAGCAGCTCCACTTATAAACGAAAAAAAGCCCAAAGAAGTTTATAACAAGCTTTTAAAAGATTTGAGATTTGATGAACCTAAGCATTATTTAAAGAGAGTAAGTTCGAGAATGGGCTCTTATCATAAGCTTTATGGCATCTAA